The proteins below are encoded in one region of Cygnus olor isolate bCygOlo1 chromosome 19, bCygOlo1.pri.v2, whole genome shotgun sequence:
- the FAM163B gene encoding protein FAM163B: protein MTAGTVVITGGILATVILLCIIAVLCYCRLQYYCCKKDESEEDEEEPDFAVHSHIPPLHCNRNVVLTNGPSLYASSPFGKKPTPSRSGCPGCGQYEPPTFFLQEPPEELHNGGDRVSYQTVSQEDLELPVSVGNLQALNPNRLSAMREAFSRSRSISTDV, encoded by the exons ATGACAGCCGGGACCGTGGTCATCACAGGTGGAATATTAGCGACTGTCATTTTACTTTGTATCATCGCTGTCCTCTGCTACTGTAGGCTCCAG TACTACTGCTGCAAGAAGGATGAGTccgaggaggacgaggaggagcCCGACTTCGCCGTGCACTCCCACATCCCTCCGCTCCACTGCAACCGCAACGTAGTGCTGACCAACGGCCCGTCCCTCTACGCCTCCTCGCCCTTCGGCAAGAAGCCGACGCCGAGCCGGAGCGGCTGCCCCGGCTGCGGGCAGTATGAGCCCCCCACCTTCTTCCTGCAGGAGCCCCCCGAGGAGCTGCACAACGGGGGGGACCGGGTCAGCTACCAGACCGTCAGCCAGGAAGACCTGGAGCTGCCGGTGAGCGTGGGCAACCTGCAGGCGCTCAACCCCAACCGGCTCTCGGCTATGCGGGAAGCCTTCTCCCGCAGCCGCAGCATCAGCACCGACGTGTGA